One region of Streptomyces davaonensis JCM 4913 genomic DNA includes:
- a CDS encoding DUF4913 domain-containing protein, protein MTLAPEQTEPQQDDGPAFILYLEGSEYDDGLHRLTLWVRHLLLPVYGREVGSTAPWCSSWWKHPEAVAQLYGLWMAWQELTGPGSGATGPATWHRDHLTHVMAALRDPSGPFVGCKPGAHRAKEAPGMDPYPG, encoded by the coding sequence CGCAGCAGGACGACGGGCCCGCCTTCATCCTGTATCTGGAGGGCTCCGAGTACGACGACGGGCTGCATCGGCTGACCCTGTGGGTACGCCACCTGCTGCTGCCGGTGTACGGCAGGGAGGTCGGCTCCACCGCCCCCTGGTGCTCCAGCTGGTGGAAGCACCCGGAGGCCGTGGCGCAGCTGTACGGGCTGTGGATGGCCTGGCAGGAGCTGACCGGCCCCGGCTCCGGCGCCACCGGGCCCGCGACCTGGCACCGCGACCACCTCACCCACGTCATGGCCGCGCTGCGCGACCCGTCGGGCCCCTTCGTGGGCTGCAAGCCCGGCGCTCACCGGGCCAAGGAGGCGCCGGGGATGGACCCTTATCCGGGCTGA
- a CDS encoding MFS transporter — protein sequence MIWYLDGLVPRSSMQPSFGHPSTGKKTVKSSLATAPKRRTGSLSLVLVLGLAAMVVSMMQTLVIPILGIIQNDLGATTAQVSWVTTATLLSAAVFTPLLGRFGDQHGTKPTLLGVLVVMVAGSVLAATTSSMLWLIVARVMQGAATAIFPLALSVLRAEIEPVRLPGAMALVSGTLGFGSGLALVSAGLLTQGGDPDYHQVFWLAAALATAALIAVAVAVPAPRTRTGGRTDWLGATGLALLLVLFLLPISQGHTWGWTSARTLALFAGAVVTTVVWVLVERRVSDPLVDMKMFVHRPVLFTNLAGLLVGFAMFSQFIGVSYLVQTPEEIAGYGFGASVLRASVVYLLPSALVSLVAAQFGGVLVRRIGARLTLAVGGVFGVVGFAWLTFAHGTTASVILAGMVVGIAISFGYAAMPALIVAGVPHHQTGIANGINSISRSTGSAIGSAVITSLLASQTLDNLPAGVPALPAESQYTLSFALAGMAFALVIGVAMVGLAIRGRASSPTVDKPAVDKPTAASGDGETEPTRTAVTA from the coding sequence ATGATTTGGTACCTCGACGGTTTGGTACCTCGATCTTCGATGCAGCCATCCTTCGGGCACCCTTCCACCGGAAAGAAGACCGTGAAGTCCTCCCTTGCCACCGCGCCCAAGCGCCGCACCGGCAGCCTCAGTCTCGTCCTGGTGCTGGGACTCGCCGCCATGGTCGTGTCGATGATGCAGACCCTGGTCATCCCGATCCTCGGCATCATCCAGAACGACCTCGGCGCCACGACTGCCCAGGTCAGCTGGGTCACCACCGCCACACTGCTGTCGGCCGCGGTCTTCACCCCGCTGCTGGGCCGCTTCGGCGACCAGCACGGCACCAAGCCGACCCTGCTCGGTGTACTGGTGGTGATGGTCGCCGGATCCGTGCTCGCCGCGACCACGAGTTCCATGCTGTGGCTCATCGTGGCCCGCGTGATGCAGGGTGCCGCCACCGCGATCTTCCCGCTCGCGCTGTCCGTACTGCGCGCGGAGATCGAGCCCGTGCGACTGCCCGGCGCCATGGCCCTGGTCAGCGGCACGCTCGGGTTCGGCAGCGGCCTCGCCCTGGTGAGCGCCGGACTGCTCACCCAGGGCGGGGACCCCGACTACCACCAGGTCTTCTGGCTGGCCGCCGCGCTCGCCACCGCCGCGCTCATCGCGGTCGCGGTCGCCGTCCCCGCGCCCCGCACCCGGACCGGCGGGCGCACCGACTGGCTCGGCGCCACCGGTCTCGCCCTGCTGCTCGTCCTGTTCCTGCTGCCCATCTCGCAGGGTCACACCTGGGGCTGGACCTCGGCCCGCACGCTCGCCCTGTTCGCCGGTGCCGTCGTCACGACCGTCGTCTGGGTCCTCGTCGAACGACGGGTCAGCGACCCCCTGGTCGACATGAAGATGTTCGTGCACCGGCCGGTGCTGTTCACCAACCTCGCCGGGCTGCTGGTCGGGTTCGCCATGTTCTCCCAGTTCATCGGCGTCTCGTATCTCGTCCAGACGCCGGAGGAGATCGCCGGCTACGGCTTCGGCGCCTCCGTCCTGCGCGCCTCCGTCGTCTACCTGCTGCCTTCCGCTCTCGTCTCACTCGTCGCCGCCCAGTTCGGCGGCGTGCTGGTGCGCCGCATCGGCGCGCGTCTCACCCTCGCCGTCGGTGGCGTCTTCGGTGTCGTCGGTTTCGCCTGGCTGACCTTCGCCCACGGCACCACGGCGTCGGTGATCCTGGCCGGCATGGTCGTCGGCATCGCCATCAGCTTCGGCTACGCCGCGATGCCCGCGCTGATCGTGGCGGGCGTCCCCCACCACCAGACCGGCATCGCCAACGGCATCAACTCCATCTCCCGCTCCACCGGCAGCGCGATCGGCAGCGCCGTGATCACCTCGCTGCTCGCCTCCCAGACGCTCGACAACCTGCCCGCCGGGGTTCCCGCACTCCCCGCCGAGAGCCAGTACACGCTGAGCTTCGCCCTCGCCGGGATGGCGTTCGCGCTGGTCATCGGCGTGGCCATGGTGGGCCTGGCGATCCGCGGCAGGGCCTCGTCCCCGACCGTGGACAAGCCGGCCGTCGACAAGCCGACGGCGGCGTCGGGCGACGGCGAAACCGAGCCGACGCGCACAGCCGTCACGGCCTGA
- a CDS encoding MarR family winged helix-turn-helix transcriptional regulator — MPSTPSKAQLMELLAHSVSTHYADFTAAAADMSLTSSQAKTLSVLRRAPASMRSLAVTLSCDASNMTGIIDRLEKRDLVHREVSATDRRVKNVALTEAGEKAIDTIRERMERTQTGLDQLSDDERAELFRLLTVVFPH, encoded by the coding sequence ATGCCGTCCACCCCGTCCAAGGCGCAGCTCATGGAGTTGCTCGCACACTCGGTCAGTACGCACTACGCCGACTTCACGGCCGCCGCCGCCGACATGAGCCTCACCTCCAGCCAGGCGAAGACCCTCTCGGTGCTGCGCCGCGCGCCCGCCTCCATGCGCTCGCTGGCGGTCACCCTGTCCTGCGACGCGTCGAACATGACCGGCATCATCGACCGGCTCGAGAAGCGTGACCTGGTCCACCGCGAGGTCAGCGCCACCGACCGCCGCGTGAAGAACGTCGCCCTGACCGAGGCGGGCGAGAAGGCGATCGACACGATCCGCGAGCGGATGGAACGGACGCAGACGGGCCTGGACCAGCTGTCCGACGACGAACGCGCCGAACTCTTCCGCCTGCTGACGGTCGTCTTCCCGCACTGA
- a CDS encoding AfsR/SARP family transcriptional regulator, producing the protein MNVYEGSVRFAVLGPVRAWRGERELDLGSPQQRAVLVALLLRRGRPVTLDELLNTVWGEDLPTAAVSVVRTYVSRLRKVLEPGRDVPESERVVVSVGDGYLARIPESALDLAVFERRVAEAKKLRATGLVSDAAQLLHTALDGWQGAALAGVPGPLAESERNRLAEERMTVLEARLDADLELGRHGEVIAELISLTGTHPLRERLCRLLMLALYRSGRQAEALEAYRRARTTLADELGIDPGAPLKDLHERILAADTSLDLAPSAPPDPPAEPEPPAHERPVPAHPARPAQLPADLPAFVGRKAELDRVRALLPEHAGPPSAVVISAIGGMGGIGKTTLAVHWAHEIADRFPDGQLYINLRGFDPTGSVVAPETAIRIFLDSLGVPPMRVPAALDAQTALYRSMLAERRVLVLLDNARDAGQVRPLLPGSPGCLVIVTSRNQLTGLVVGEGAHPLTLDELTHAEAHDLLVRRLGSERPAAEPQAADEIIRQCARLPLALAIVAAHATAHAGFPLSAIAEELADSHGSLDAFAGGDDITTNLRAVFSWSYKALSAPAARLFRQLGLHFGPDISAPAAAALAGLTARETSGLLVELTRAHLLTEHFPGRYAQHDLLRVYAAERVHAEETPQERDRAVERLLAWYLHTADAAYPHLTPHRRRIPLEPLPDHCRPLDFTSYDDALNWCETELSNLVCAVRRAAKDGRQPGIAWRLPAVLWGFFYLRSHLHAWLDTAGTGLSAARAADDRQGEARALADTAAALRCFGRYDEAIDHYHQAMAAARDIGDIEARVSAVANLGDAYLQAGRLDKAVEYVRRGLVLDRVLDSAWGQGIALTNLGDAYQRLGRYDEALDCLGQALTVLRASDNHWVTGVALDILGTVHHRLHRLDAAADHYDQALQTHRKVGNRWGEGHTLSNLGDAQLAAGRPEAARASWRRALEIFAEFEHPDAEKVREKLGRPEDGSHGYRSGSASR; encoded by the coding sequence ATGAATGTCTACGAGGGTTCCGTGCGCTTCGCCGTGCTGGGGCCGGTCCGGGCATGGCGCGGCGAACGGGAACTGGATCTCGGCTCGCCGCAACAGCGGGCGGTGCTGGTGGCGTTGTTGCTGCGCCGGGGACGCCCGGTCACGCTCGACGAACTCCTGAACACCGTATGGGGCGAGGACCTCCCCACGGCCGCCGTGTCCGTCGTACGGACCTACGTGTCGCGGCTGCGGAAGGTGCTGGAGCCCGGGCGGGACGTGCCCGAGTCCGAGCGGGTGGTCGTCTCGGTCGGGGACGGATACCTGGCCCGGATCCCCGAAAGCGCCCTGGATCTGGCCGTGTTCGAGCGGCGCGTCGCGGAGGCGAAGAAGTTACGGGCCACCGGGCTGGTGTCCGACGCCGCGCAGTTGCTGCACACCGCGCTCGACGGCTGGCAGGGAGCGGCACTCGCCGGCGTCCCCGGCCCGCTGGCCGAGTCCGAGCGGAACCGGCTGGCCGAGGAACGGATGACCGTGCTGGAGGCCCGGCTGGACGCCGACCTCGAACTCGGGCGGCACGGCGAGGTGATCGCCGAACTGATCTCCCTGACCGGCACCCACCCTCTGCGGGAGCGGCTGTGCCGACTGCTCATGCTGGCGCTGTACCGGTCCGGCAGACAGGCCGAGGCGCTGGAGGCCTACCGGAGGGCTCGCACCACCCTGGCGGACGAGCTGGGCATCGACCCGGGCGCGCCCCTGAAGGACCTGCACGAGCGCATCCTCGCCGCCGACACCTCCCTCGACCTGGCCCCGTCCGCGCCGCCGGACCCGCCCGCGGAACCCGAACCCCCGGCCCACGAACGCCCCGTCCCCGCACACCCGGCCCGCCCGGCGCAACTGCCCGCCGACCTGCCCGCGTTCGTCGGCCGGAAAGCCGAACTCGACCGCGTCCGCGCCCTGTTGCCCGAGCACGCCGGTCCTCCATCCGCGGTCGTGATCAGCGCGATCGGCGGCATGGGCGGCATCGGCAAGACCACCCTGGCCGTGCACTGGGCGCACGAGATCGCCGACCGCTTCCCCGACGGGCAGCTCTACATCAACCTGCGCGGCTTCGATCCGACCGGTTCGGTCGTCGCGCCGGAGACGGCCATCCGGATCTTCCTCGACTCGCTCGGCGTCCCACCGATGCGCGTCCCCGCCGCCCTGGACGCCCAGACGGCGCTGTACCGCAGCATGCTCGCCGAGCGCCGGGTGCTGGTCCTGCTCGACAACGCCCGCGACGCCGGCCAGGTCCGGCCACTGCTGCCCGGTTCCCCCGGCTGCCTGGTCATCGTCACCAGCCGCAACCAGCTCACCGGCCTGGTCGTCGGCGAGGGAGCACACCCGCTGACCCTGGACGAGCTGACCCACGCCGAGGCGCACGACCTCCTCGTACGCCGCCTCGGCAGCGAACGGCCGGCGGCCGAGCCACAGGCGGCGGACGAGATCATCCGGCAGTGCGCCCGGCTGCCGTTGGCGCTCGCGATCGTCGCGGCCCACGCCACCGCGCACGCCGGCTTCCCGCTCAGCGCCATCGCCGAGGAACTCGCCGACAGCCACGGCAGCCTCGACGCCTTCGCCGGGGGCGACGACATCACCACCAACCTCCGGGCCGTCTTCTCCTGGTCGTACAAGGCGCTGTCCGCCCCGGCCGCCCGCCTGTTCCGGCAGCTGGGCCTGCACTTCGGACCCGACATCTCCGCGCCCGCCGCGGCGGCCCTCGCGGGACTCACTGCGCGGGAGACCAGCGGCCTGCTCGTCGAACTCACCCGCGCCCATCTGCTCACCGAGCACTTCCCCGGCCGCTACGCACAGCACGACCTGCTGCGCGTCTACGCCGCCGAACGCGTCCACGCCGAGGAGACACCGCAGGAGCGGGACCGGGCCGTCGAGCGGCTGCTCGCCTGGTATCTGCACACCGCGGACGCCGCCTACCCGCACCTCACCCCGCACCGCCGCCGGATACCCCTCGAACCACTGCCGGACCACTGCCGGCCGCTGGACTTCACGTCCTACGACGACGCCCTGAACTGGTGCGAGACCGAACTGAGCAACCTGGTCTGCGCGGTGCGCCGGGCCGCGAAGGACGGACGGCAACCGGGCATCGCCTGGCGACTGCCGGCCGTCCTGTGGGGCTTCTTCTACCTCCGCAGCCATCTGCACGCATGGCTGGACACCGCCGGCACGGGTCTGTCCGCCGCACGCGCCGCCGACGACCGCCAGGGAGAGGCCCGCGCCCTCGCCGACACGGCCGCCGCACTGCGCTGCTTCGGCCGGTACGACGAGGCCATCGACCACTATCACCAGGCCATGGCCGCCGCCCGGGACATCGGGGACATCGAGGCCAGAGTGTCGGCCGTGGCCAACCTGGGCGACGCCTACCTTCAGGCCGGCCGACTCGACAAGGCCGTCGAGTACGTTCGCAGGGGCCTGGTCCTCGACCGGGTCCTCGACAGCGCCTGGGGACAGGGCATCGCCCTGACCAACCTGGGTGACGCCTACCAGCGGCTCGGCCGTTACGACGAAGCCCTCGACTGCCTGGGGCAGGCGCTGACCGTCCTGCGCGCGAGCGACAACCACTGGGTCACCGGCGTCGCACTCGACATCCTCGGCACGGTCCACCACCGGCTCCACCGCCTCGACGCCGCCGCCGACCACTACGACCAGGCCCTTCAGACGCATCGGAAGGTCGGCAACCGGTGGGGTGAGGGCCACACCCTGAGCAATCTCGGTGACGCCCAACTGGCCGCGGGCCGCCCGGAAGCCGCGCGCGCCAGTTGGCGGCGGGCACTTGAGATCTTCGCGGAGTTCGAGCACCCGGACGCCGAGAAGGTCCGCGAGAAACTCGGCCGACCGGAGGACGGCTCCCACGGCTACCGGTCCGGGTCCGCGTCGCGGTAG
- a CDS encoding long-chain-fatty-acid--CoA ligase has product MANLAQFLVETAQRQPDRPALRLGDQVTSYAELDERSARAAALLRAEGVRPGDRVALMLPNVPEFVALYYGILRAGAVVVPMNPLLKTRESEYHLRDAGAKLLFEWHQAPGEGAQGAAAADVRHVAVEPAALTELLAGHEPLAEVSEPDGDDVAVLLYTSGTTGRPKGATLTHSGLRHNTEVNKAHVQRMTADDVVVGCLPLFHIFGQICTMSVTLCAGATLILIPRFDPQAVLDAIARDRATIFEGVPTMYAALLQHPSEADVSTLRMCVSGGASLPVEVLHGFERRFGCVVLEGFGMSETSPVVTFNHPDRPRKAGSIGTPIKDVEVRLLDDKGQDVAPGEIGELAVRGPNVMKGYWNRPEETAATIPDGWLRSGDLARQDEDGYLYIVDRKKDMIIRGGYNVYPREIEEVLHEHPAVALAAVVGVADAHLGEEIAAAVVLRPKAQATPDELRQFVKDRVAAYKYPREVWLVDALPTGPSGKILKREISAPTG; this is encoded by the coding sequence ATGGCCAATCTGGCTCAGTTCCTGGTGGAGACGGCACAACGGCAGCCGGACCGGCCCGCACTGCGCCTGGGCGACCAGGTCACCAGCTACGCGGAGCTCGACGAGCGCAGCGCCCGCGCCGCCGCGCTGCTGCGGGCCGAGGGCGTACGGCCGGGAGACCGGGTCGCGCTGATGCTGCCCAACGTTCCCGAGTTCGTCGCCCTGTACTACGGCATCCTGCGCGCCGGAGCGGTCGTCGTCCCGATGAACCCGCTGCTGAAGACCCGGGAGAGCGAGTATCACCTGCGTGACGCGGGCGCGAAGTTGCTCTTCGAGTGGCACCAGGCGCCGGGCGAGGGCGCGCAGGGCGCGGCCGCCGCCGACGTGCGGCATGTGGCCGTGGAGCCCGCCGCCCTCACGGAGCTGCTGGCCGGTCATGAACCGCTGGCGGAGGTGAGCGAGCCGGACGGCGACGACGTGGCCGTACTGCTGTACACCTCCGGCACCACCGGCCGCCCCAAGGGCGCCACGCTGACCCACTCCGGGCTGCGGCACAACACCGAGGTCAACAAGGCCCATGTGCAGCGGATGACGGCGGACGACGTGGTCGTGGGCTGTCTGCCGCTGTTCCACATCTTCGGCCAGATCTGCACGATGAGCGTGACCCTGTGCGCCGGCGCCACGCTCATCCTGATCCCCCGCTTCGACCCGCAGGCGGTGCTGGACGCCATCGCCCGCGACCGGGCGACGATCTTCGAGGGCGTGCCGACCATGTACGCGGCGCTGCTCCAGCACCCGTCCGAGGCCGATGTGTCCACGCTGCGGATGTGCGTCTCCGGCGGTGCCTCGCTGCCGGTGGAGGTCCTGCACGGCTTCGAGCGCCGCTTCGGCTGTGTGGTGCTGGAGGGCTTCGGCATGTCCGAGACCAGCCCGGTGGTCACCTTCAACCACCCCGACCGGCCGCGCAAGGCCGGGTCCATCGGCACCCCGATCAAGGACGTCGAGGTGCGGCTCCTCGACGACAAGGGCCAGGACGTGGCGCCCGGCGAGATCGGCGAGCTGGCCGTCCGTGGGCCGAACGTGATGAAGGGGTACTGGAACCGCCCCGAGGAGACCGCGGCCACCATCCCGGACGGCTGGCTGCGCAGCGGTGACCTCGCCCGCCAGGACGAGGACGGCTACCTGTACATCGTCGACCGCAAGAAGGACATGATCATCCGCGGTGGGTACAACGTCTACCCGCGCGAGATCGAGGAGGTCCTGCACGAGCACCCGGCCGTCGCGCTGGCCGCGGTGGTGGGCGTGGCCGACGCCCACCTGGGCGAGGAGATCGCGGCCGCGGTGGTGCTGCGCCCGAAGGCGCAGGCCACGCCCGACGAGCTCCGGCAGTTCGTGAAGGACCGGGTGGCGGCGTACAAGTACCCGCGCGAGGTCTGGCTCGTGGACGCCCTGCCGACCGGCCCCAGCGGCAAGATCCTCAAGCGGGAGATCAGCGCGCCGACGGGCTGA
- a CDS encoding glycosyl hydrolase: MRTLRRMRGRTAFLLALLLVIAAVTGTAAVIQVGRSDSGDIDGKPAAVAGTADHTVTFRNRTDSRIWVGSSVNADGSAALTGLPVLDPGQSATITVPERAGTGHWRGKFFARQGCGGEEGSTFHCAVGDCGPYADHCSLGEQPTGLAEFNFDPADALAPWYNVSYVNAVSVPITITPDNVPVPESGECAMAGCAEELLSACPADDLVKDPATGEPLVCVNPNRDAKTAYSDMIAQKCPTAYGWSKQDAEPGNRVVYQCTECTGMTVTFGSGGTTAPPAPAPNDPGGDTAASTRRGISLNPVDGAAQALTDSGAHWYFNWASSTGPVAEPDGVEYVPMIWGAGSVTDAELGQAAQQGSALLGFNEPDRPEQSAMSPEQALDLWPRLESTGLRLGAPAVSHGGDVAGGWLDRFMQGAAERGLRVDFIPLHWYGGDFGPDAANQLRGYLKAVHDRYHKPIWLTEYGLIDFSRNPPRYPSEQEQTGFIESSTDLLEGLDFVERYAWFTLSTRTAPTGLYDGTTANASGRAYRDADPDR; this comes from the coding sequence ATGCGCACCCTGCGCCGCATGCGCGGTCGTACGGCATTTCTGCTGGCCCTGCTGCTGGTCATCGCCGCAGTGACGGGCACCGCCGCCGTGATCCAGGTCGGCCGCTCCGACAGCGGAGACATCGACGGCAAGCCGGCCGCCGTCGCGGGCACCGCCGATCACACCGTGACCTTCCGGAACAGGACGGACAGCCGTATCTGGGTGGGCAGTTCGGTCAACGCCGACGGGTCGGCCGCGCTCACCGGACTGCCGGTGCTCGACCCGGGTCAGTCCGCCACCATCACCGTCCCCGAGCGCGCGGGCACCGGGCACTGGCGCGGCAAGTTCTTCGCGCGCCAGGGTTGCGGCGGCGAGGAGGGCAGTACGTTCCACTGCGCCGTCGGCGACTGCGGACCCTACGCCGACCACTGTTCCCTGGGTGAACAGCCCACCGGGCTCGCCGAGTTCAACTTCGACCCGGCCGATGCCCTGGCCCCCTGGTACAACGTCAGCTACGTCAACGCGGTCTCCGTACCGATCACCATCACCCCCGACAACGTGCCGGTGCCCGAGTCCGGCGAGTGCGCGATGGCGGGCTGCGCCGAGGAGTTGCTGTCCGCCTGCCCGGCCGACGACTTGGTGAAGGACCCGGCCACGGGTGAGCCGCTGGTGTGCGTCAATCCGAACCGGGACGCGAAGACCGCCTACAGCGACATGATCGCCCAGAAGTGCCCCACGGCGTACGGCTGGTCCAAGCAGGACGCCGAGCCGGGGAACAGGGTCGTGTACCAGTGCACCGAGTGCACGGGCATGACCGTCACCTTCGGATCCGGCGGCACGACCGCCCCGCCCGCCCCCGCACCTAACGACCCTGGCGGCGACACCGCAGCCTCGACCCGCCGCGGCATCAGCCTCAACCCCGTCGACGGCGCCGCCCAGGCGCTCACCGACTCCGGCGCGCACTGGTACTTCAACTGGGCTTCCTCCACCGGCCCGGTCGCCGAGCCGGACGGGGTCGAGTACGTCCCGATGATCTGGGGAGCGGGCTCGGTCACCGACGCCGAACTGGGCCAGGCCGCCCAGCAGGGCTCGGCGCTGCTCGGCTTCAACGAGCCCGACCGTCCCGAACAGTCCGCCATGAGCCCCGAACAGGCCCTGGACCTGTGGCCCCGCCTGGAATCCACCGGCCTGCGCCTGGGCGCCCCGGCCGTCTCGCACGGCGGCGACGTGGCCGGCGGCTGGCTGGACCGCTTCATGCAGGGGGCGGCCGAACGCGGGTTGCGCGTCGACTTCATCCCCCTGCACTGGTACGGCGGTGACTTCGGCCCCGACGCCGCGAACCAGTTGCGCGGCTATCTGAAAGCCGTCCACGACCGCTACCACAAGCCGATCTGGCTGACCGAGTACGGCCTCATCGACTTCTCCCGGAACCCGCCCCGCTACCCGAGTGAGCAGGAGCAGACCGGGTTCATCGAGTCGTCGACGGATTTGTTGGAGGGCCTGGACTTCGTGGAGCGCTACGCCTGGTTCACGCTGTCCACCCGGACCGCCCCGACCGGCCTCTACGACGGAACGACCGCGAACGCGAGCGGGCGTGCCTACCGCGACGCGGACCCGGACCGGTAG
- a CDS encoding PucR family transcriptional regulator yields MFSALHARLPELGERMAQRIRSDVDAYKEESVIPFDSLRRSCTANADLLLNQLGHADAEAPGPARDTGRLRAEQGVPLADTLHAYRIGFELLWTDILAEARTHPEVTDAQLVSQSAEIWALFGRYAEAVAAAYRETTAELTSRRQARRSALVEALFTGVIADRTLWEAARELGLPDRGPYVVTAAAADAPGEEPLAGTEAALRQAQIPFAWRLLPDQQIGLAALPTAAAENTCLRILRQAGARVGVSPCFDSLRDTPQALRFARLALAGLRGTGPGVARFDDDPLAMVVAAAPAEAAHLVEVVLQPVLDLPAAERARLLETLEHWYTAAGSATDAARSLFVHPNTVRYRLRRVEELTDRSLSDPRAVADIGAALLAARPS; encoded by the coding sequence GTGTTCTCGGCACTTCATGCGCGGCTGCCGGAACTGGGCGAGCGGATGGCGCAACGCATCCGCTCCGACGTCGACGCATACAAGGAGGAGTCGGTGATCCCCTTCGACTCGCTGCGCCGCTCGTGCACCGCCAACGCCGATCTGCTCCTGAACCAGCTCGGCCATGCGGACGCCGAGGCCCCCGGCCCTGCCCGGGACACCGGCCGCCTCCGCGCCGAGCAGGGCGTGCCGCTGGCGGACACCCTGCACGCGTACCGGATCGGCTTCGAGCTCCTGTGGACGGACATCCTCGCCGAGGCACGCACGCATCCCGAGGTCACCGACGCCCAACTGGTGTCCCAGTCCGCGGAGATCTGGGCCCTGTTCGGCCGCTACGCGGAGGCGGTGGCCGCGGCCTACCGGGAGACCACCGCCGAACTGACCTCGCGGCGCCAGGCACGCCGCTCGGCACTGGTGGAGGCCCTGTTCACCGGCGTCATCGCCGACCGCACACTGTGGGAGGCCGCCCGCGAGCTGGGGCTGCCCGACCGCGGGCCCTACGTGGTGACCGCGGCGGCAGCCGACGCCCCCGGCGAGGAACCGCTGGCGGGCACGGAGGCGGCCCTGCGCCAGGCCCAGATCCCCTTCGCCTGGCGGCTGCTGCCCGACCAGCAGATCGGCCTGGCCGCCCTCCCGACGGCGGCAGCGGAGAACACCTGCCTGCGCATCCTGCGCCAGGCGGGCGCCCGCGTGGGCGTCAGCCCGTGCTTCGACTCGCTGCGCGACACCCCCCAGGCCCTGCGGTTCGCCCGACTGGCGCTGGCCGGCCTGCGCGGCACCGGACCCGGTGTCGCGCGGTTCGACGACGACCCGCTGGCCATGGTCGTCGCCGCCGCCCCGGCCGAGGCGGCCCACCTCGTCGAGGTCGTCCTCCAGCCCGTGCTCGATCTCCCGGCCGCCGAGCGCGCGCGGCTCCTGGAGACCCTGGAGCACTGGTACACCGCCGCGGGCTCCGCCACCGACGCGGCGCGGAGTCTGTTCGTCCACCCCAACACCGTCCGCTACCGGCTGCGCCGCGTCGAGGAGCTGACGGACCGCTCGCTGTCCGATCCGCGAGCGGTGGCGGACATCGGGGCCGCCCTGCTCGCGGCTCGCCCGTCCTGA